In uncultured Methanobrevibacter sp., a genomic segment contains:
- a CDS encoding MATE family efflux transporter translates to MNKKDETHGINVLRGNPKEAVIKLSVPLMISMMIISLYNIIDSFWVAGLGADQLAGISFVIPLEFLIISIGSCLGAGITSTVSRFIGEKNDKMADNAAAHSIILSIIVSFAVTLIFTVFMKEFLTLMGARGVSLNYAMDYGKIYFSLSIFAIMPNVLYGLLRSEGDSKRAMYVMVTCAILNMILDPVFIYLLNLQMFGAALSTVISLMIVSAIIIYWIYVKKDTYLNPTLSNFDYKPLIVKDILKVAVPNIVEMVFITFITAIMHFIILAVSTTDSVAVFENGWRLVTLATEPIMAISTALISIVAINHGAGKFKSIKTAYTYSMKLGTLIGIVALMIFLVLAPQLSYLFSYGENSIRLLKPTIEFFYIFSWFFLVFPAGIISTYVFQGLGKGMYSLIFSIIREAVCAIVFSILFGIVIGWGINGVWFGIMIGYTIGGIITVIYAYNFLNNLK, encoded by the coding sequence ATGAACAAAAAAGATGAAACACATGGTATTAATGTACTCAGGGGAAACCCAAAAGAAGCAGTTATAAAATTATCAGTTCCATTAATGATATCCATGATGATTATTTCACTTTATAATATCATCGATTCATTTTGGGTTGCAGGTCTTGGAGCAGACCAGCTTGCAGGAATCAGTTTTGTGATTCCACTTGAATTTTTAATAATCAGTATCGGAAGTTGTTTGGGAGCAGGAATAACATCAACAGTTTCTAGATTTATTGGAGAAAAAAACGACAAAATGGCAGACAATGCAGCAGCACATTCTATAATATTGTCCATTATAGTTTCCTTTGCTGTAACGTTGATTTTCACAGTATTTATGAAAGAATTTCTGACATTGATGGGTGCTAGAGGTGTCAGTTTAAATTATGCAATGGATTATGGTAAAATCTATTTTAGTCTAAGCATATTTGCTATAATGCCAAATGTATTATATGGTTTGTTGCGTTCTGAAGGGGATAGTAAAAGGGCAATGTATGTGATGGTGACATGTGCAATATTAAATATGATATTGGATCCTGTATTTATCTATCTTTTAAATCTGCAGATGTTTGGAGCAGCACTTTCAACAGTAATATCTTTAATGATAGTTTCAGCAATAATCATCTACTGGATTTATGTCAAAAAGGATACATACCTAAACCCGACATTGTCCAACTTTGATTATAAACCTCTGATTGTCAAAGATATTTTAAAAGTCGCTGTTCCCAACATTGTTGAAATGGTTTTTATAACATTCATCACAGCAATAATGCACTTTATAATACTGGCAGTTTCAACTACAGATTCCGTTGCGGTTTTTGAAAATGGATGGAGACTGGTGACACTTGCTACAGAACCTATAATGGCAATATCAACAGCACTTATATCAATTGTCGCTATCAATCATGGAGCAGGGAAATTTAAGAGTATAAAAACAGCTTACACTTACTCGATGAAATTGGGAACTCTTATTGGAATTGTTGCATTGATGATATTTTTAGTGCTGGCACCTCAGCTTTCATATCTCTTTTCATATGGTGAAAATAGTATCAGGCTTTTAAAACCAACAATTGAGTTTTTCTACATATTTTCATGGTTCTTTTTGGTATTTCCAGCAGGGATCATATCAACCTATGTTTTTCAAGGACTTGGAAAAGGAATGTATTCATTAATTTTTTCCATTATCAGAGAAGCAGTTTGTGCAATTGTTTTTTCAATTCTTTTTGGAATAGTTATTGGATGGGGAATCAATGGTGTGTGGTTTGGAATAATGATTGGATATACGATTGGAGGTATTATCACAGTAATCTATGCCTATAACTTTTTAAATAACTTAAAATAG